One genomic segment of Ricinus communis isolate WT05 ecotype wild-type chromosome 3, ASM1957865v1, whole genome shotgun sequence includes these proteins:
- the LOC8263855 gene encoding actin-related protein 2/3 complex subunit 3 has translation MVYHSSFVDEEGVKKACGCPLLPLKSHIKGPAPVSDQGRTDIVDEAITFFRANVFFRNFDIKSPADKLLIYLTFYINVALKRLEGCRTLAEGTKAIINLGLEKVPVPGESGFPFPGLFVNPESQKEAELFRNYLKQIREETSGRLLSVAYRPNGTPNKWWLAFAKRKFMNVIAL, from the exons ATG GTTTATCACTCTAGCTTTGTGGATGAGGAAGGGGTTAAAAAAGCTTGTGGTTGTCCTTTACTTCCTTTGAAAAGCCATATTAAGGGTCCTGCTCCTGTTTCAGATCAAG GTAGAACTGATATAGTTGATGAAGCAATCACATTCTTTCGCGCCAATGTTTTCTTTAGAAACTTCGATATTAAGAGCCCCGCTGATAAGctccttatttatttaacattCTATATCAATGTGGCCTTAAAGCGGCTTGAGGGATGCAGAACCTTGGCTGAAGGGACTAAGGCAATCATTAATTTGGGTCTGGAGAAAGTTCCGGTGCCTGGGGAGTCTGGTTTTCCTTTTCCTGGCCTTTTTGTAAATCCTGAATCTCAGAAGGAAGCAG AGTTGTTCAGAAATTATCTGAAGCAGATAAGGGAAGAAACAAGTGGGAGACTGCTGAGTGTTGCATATAGACCCAATGGGACTCCAAACAAATGGTGGTTGGCATTTGCTAAGAGAAAATTTATGAATGTAATTGCTCTTTGA
- the LOC8263856 gene encoding ubiquitin C-terminal hydrolase 22: protein MSPPLPHRSHLPCPHLAEFHSRNGSKPFRFLQDCLRIKPPGGRAAIRREPSEVPRCGACGESSRPRLYACVTCATISCHAPPGPSHAAAHATSPGHEIAVDVDRAELFCCACRDQVYDRDFDAAVVLSQTTSFKAAGNAILSSKPENLRKRRRVDYRPWRPDVRDRMLMESGSSPLEYSSEMPRGLRGLNNLGNTCFMNSVLQALLHTPPLRNYFLSDRHNRYYCQQMKNGVNNGAFNNNSNNKNAKLCLACDLDAMFSAVFSGDRMPYSPAKFLYSWWQHASNLASYEQQDAHEFFISMLDGIHEKIKVEKDLCKPHSQGHGDCCIAHRIFSGILRSDVMCMACGFTSTTYDPCVDISLDLEPQQGGFGKHASMKAHHSCNGETDCMGASQNCGISTLMGCLDRFTRPERLGSDQKFFCQQCQVRQESLKQMSIRKLPLVYCFHIKRFEHSSIRKMSRKVDRYLQFPFSLDMTPYLSSSILRNRFGNRIFPFDGDEPDASNEMSSEFELFAVVTHTGKLDAGHYVTYLRLNNQWYKCDDAWITQVNENIVRAAQGYMIFYVQKVLYYKASENQLAT, encoded by the exons ATGTCACCGCCACTCCCCCACCGCAGTCACCTTCCTTGCCCTCATTTAGCCGAATTCCATTCCCGCAACGGCTCCAAACCCTTCCGCTTCCTCCAAGACTGCCTCCGCATAAAACCACCAGGTGGCCGCGCCGCCATACGCCGGGAGCCCTCCGAGGTTCCCCGCTGCGGCGCGTGCGGCGAGTCATCCCGCCCCCGACTCTATGCTTGCGTCACATGCGCAACGATCTCGTGCCACGCGCCTCCTGGCCCTTCCCACGCGGCAGCACATGCCACGTCACCAGGACACGAGATCGCGGTGGACGTAGATCGGGCAGAGCTATTCTGCTGCGCGTGTCGTGATCAGGTATACGATCGTGATTTCGACGCTGCGGTCGTTTTGTCGCAAACGACGTCCTTTAAAGCCGCCGGTAATGCTATATTATCTTCGAAACCTGAAAATCTGCGTAAAAGACGGAGGGTTGACTACCGACCCTGGCGTCCTGACGTGCGAGATCGGATGTTGATGGAATCGGGCTCTAGTCCGTTGGAGTATAGCTCTGAAATGCCACGTGGACTTCGCGGTTTGAATAATTTAGgaaatacatgttttatgaaCTCGGTGTTACAGGCATTGCTTCATACGCCGCCGTTGAGGAATTATTTTTTGAGTGATAGGCATAATAGGTATTATTGTCAGCAGATGAAGAATGGTGTTAATAATGGtgcttttaataataatagtaataataagaATGCCAAGCTGTGTTTGGCTTGTGATCTGGATGCAATGTTTTCAGCCGTTTTTTCCGGTGATCGGATGCCTTATAGCCCTGCTAAGTTTTTGtatag TTGGTGGCAGCATGCTTCTAATTTGGCAAGTTATGAACAACAGGATGCACATgaatttttcatttctatgCTTGATGGTATCCATGAAAAGATAAAGGTGGAGAAGGATCTATGCAAGCCCCACAGTCAAG GCCATGGAGACTGTTGTATTGCTCATAGAATTTTTTCTGGTATCTTGCGATCTGACGTCATGTGTATGGCTTGTGGTTTCACATCTACTACATATGACCCATGTGTGGACATCTCACTGGATTTAGAGCCACAGCAAGGAGGTTTTGGGAAGCATGCATCTATGAAGGCACATCATTCTTGCAATGGTGAGACAGATTGCATGGGTGCAAGCCAGAACTGTGGGATATCTACCCTGATGGGGTGTTTGGACCGATTTACTAGACCTGAGAGATTGGGGTCTGACCAAAAATTCTTCTGCCAACAATGTCAGGTGAGGCAGGAGTCTCTCAAACAGATGTCTATAAGAAAACTTCCTTTAGTTTATTGCTTCCACATCAAAAGATTTGAGCATTCTTCGATACGTAAAATGTCAAGGAAAGTTGACCGTTATTTGCAATTCCCTTTTTCGCTCGACATGACACCttacctttcttcttcaattttGAGGAATCGATTTGGTAACAGGATTTTCCCATTTGATGGAGATGAACCAGATGCTTCAAATGAGATGTCATCAGAGTTTGAGTTGTTTGCTGTTGTCACACACACAGGCAAACTTGATGCTGGTCATTATGTGACCTATTTACGCTTAAATAATCAATGGTACAAGTGTGATGATGCTTGGATCACCCAGGTCAATGAAAATATTGTGAGAGCTGCTCAAGGctatatgattttttatgtACAGAAGGTGCTTTATTATAAAGCAAGTGAGAATCAGCTAGCCACATAA
- the LOC8263869 gene encoding monogalactosyldiacylglycerol synthase 2, chloroplastic, with protein MVFLVHQYLKVSWFFVYYCYCSGIEMVMKVASPRKASLTEVLQRVYGNFGSNSSSYSNHSNNHHQVKKYYIHESEDDFEEEDGTMELVQIGAERTKNVLILMSDTGGGHRASAEAIRDAFKLEYGDEYRIIVKDVWKEYTGWPLNDMERQYKFMVKHVQLWKVAFHSTSPRWIHSCYLAAIAAYYAKEVEAGLMEYKPDIIISVHPLMQHIPLWVLKWQGLQKKVVFVTVITDLNTCHPTWFHPGVNRCYCPSKEVAKRALLDGLDESQIRVFGLPIRPSFARAAFSKDDLREELEMDPHLPAVLLMGGGEGMGPVKKTAEALGQSLFDKELGKPIGQLIIICGRNKVLKSTLESADWNVPVKVRAFETQMEKWMGACDCIITKAGPGTIAEALIRGLPIVLNDYIPGQEKGNVPYVVDNGAGVFTRSPKETARIVTEWFTTKTDEFKTTSENSLKLAQPEAVFDIVRDIHQLAQERGPLANIPYILTSSFTGLI; from the exons TGCATCTCCAAGAAAAGCTTCATTAACAGAAGTGTTACAAAGAGTGTATGGGAATTTTGGGTCCAATAGTAGCAGCTATAGTAACCACAGCAACAACCATCATCaagtaaagaaatattatatacatgAAAGCGAAGATGATTTTGAAGAGGAAGATGGCACTATGGAACTTGTACAAATTGGTGCTGAAAGAACCAAGAATGTGTTGATTCTTATGAGTGATACAGGAGGTGGCCATCGTGCTTCTGCTGAAGCCATTAGAGATGCTTTTAAGCTCGAGTATGGCGATGAATACAGG ATAATTGTGAAGGATGTGTGGAAAGAGTACACAGGGTGGCCACTAAATGATATGGAGAGACAATATAAATTCATGGTGAAACATGTACAGCTATGGAAGGTTGCATTTCACAGTACCTCTCCGAGATGGATACACAGCTGCTATCTTGCTGCCATTGCTGCTTACTACGCCAA GGAGGTGGAGGCTGGTTTAATGGAGTACAAGCCAGATATTATCATCAGTGTTCATCCATTAATGCAGCATATTCCTTTATGGGTTCTTAAATGGCAAGGTCTACAAAAGAAAGTGGTTTTCGTTACAGTCATCACAGATCTTAACACCTGTCATCCTACATG GTTTCATCCTGGAGTCAATAGATGTTACTGCCCTTCAAAGGAGGTGGCCAAGAGAGCTTTACTAGATGGTCTTGATGAGTCTCAAATTAGAGTTTTTGGCTTGCCTATTCGGCCTTCTTTTGCTCGTGCAGCTTTTTCTAAG GATGACCTAAGAGAAGAGCTTGAAATGGATCCTCATTTGCCTGCAGTTTTGCTGATGGGAGGTGGTGAAGGTATGGGTCCTGTCAAGAAAACTGCAGAGGCTTTAGGACAATCACTTTTCGATAAGGAACTTGGAAAACCAATTGGGCAATTAATCATCATATGCGGCCGTAATAAGGTTCTTAAATCTACACTAGAATCGGCAGACTGGAACGTACCTGTTAAG GTTAGAGCATTTGAGACGCAGATGGAGAAATGGATGGGAGCTTGTGACTGCATAATTACGAAA GCTGGACCTGGTACAATTGCAGAGGCATTGATTAGAGGCCTTCCCATTGTTCTCAATGACTACATTCCTGGACAA GAAAAGGGCAATGTGCCTTATGTAGTAGACAATGGTGCTGGTGTCTTCACAAGAAGTCCTAAAGAAACAGCAAGAATTGTAACCGAATGGTTTACCACGAAAACAGATGAATTCAAGACAACGTCAGAGAATTCACTTAAACTAGCACAGCCAGAAGCAGTATTCGATATTGTGAGAGACATTCATCAACTTGCTCAAGAACGCGGTCCTCTAGCCAACATTCCATACATATTGACATCATCTTTCACAGGTCTGATctga